The following are encoded in a window of Dama dama isolate Ldn47 chromosome 17, ASM3311817v1, whole genome shotgun sequence genomic DNA:
- the GAR1 gene encoding H/ACA ribonucleoprotein complex subunit 1 isoform X2 has product MSFRGGGRGGFNRGGGFGRGGSSNNHFRGGGGGNFRGGSGRGGFGRGGGRGGFNKGQDQGPPEQVVLLGEFLHPCEDDIVCKCTTDENKVPYFNAPVYLENKEQIGKVDEIFGQLRDFYFSVKLSENMKASSFKKLQKFYIDPYKLLPLQRFLPRPPGEKGPPRGGGRGGQGGGRGRGGRGGRGGGFRGGRGGGGFRGGRGGGGFRGRGH; this is encoded by the exons ATGTCTTTTCGAGGCGGAGGTCGCGGAGGATTTAATCGAGGTGGCGGCTTCGGTCGCGGCGGCAGCAGCAACAACCACTTCCGAGGTGGAGGCGGCGGCAATTTCAGAGGCGGCAGCGGCAGAGGAGGATTTGGACGAGGGGGCGGCCGCGGAGGCTTTAACAAAGGCCAAGATCAAGGACCTCCAGAACAAGTAGTTT TATTAGGAGAGTTCCTGCATCCTTGTGAAGATGACATAGTGTGTAAATGTACCACAGATGAAAATAAAGTACCTTATTTCAATGCTCCagtttatttagaaaacaaagaacaaattggAAAAGTGGATGAAATATTTGGACAGCTTAGAGATTTT tatTTTTCAGTTAAATTATCAGAGAACATGAAAGcatcttcctttaaaaaactacagAAG TTTTATATAGACCCATATAAGCTGCTGCCGTTGCAGAGGTTTCTACCTCGACCTCCTGGTGAAAAGGGACCTCCAAGGGGCGGTGGCAGGGGAGgtcaaggaggaggaagaggcagaggtGGCAGAGGTGGTAGAGGTG gtGGTTTTAGAGGTGGAAGAGGAGGTGGAGGTttcagaggaggaagagggggtggTGGTTTCAGAg GAAGAGGACATTAA
- the GAR1 gene encoding H/ACA ribonucleoprotein complex subunit 1 isoform X1 encodes MSFRGGGRGGFNRGGGFGRGGSSNNHFRGGGGGNFRGGSGRGGFGRGGGRGGFNKGQDQGPPEQVVLLGEFLHPCEDDIVCKCTTDENKVPYFNAPVYLENKEQIGKVDEIFGQLRDFYFSVKLSENMKASSFKKLQKFYIDPYKLLPLQRFLPRPPGEKGPPRGGGRGGQGGGRGRGGRGGRGGGASGKESTCQYRRHKRRGFDPWVRKIPWRRARQPITVFLPGESDRQRGLVGYSPLGHKESDVTEAT; translated from the exons ATGTCTTTTCGAGGCGGAGGTCGCGGAGGATTTAATCGAGGTGGCGGCTTCGGTCGCGGCGGCAGCAGCAACAACCACTTCCGAGGTGGAGGCGGCGGCAATTTCAGAGGCGGCAGCGGCAGAGGAGGATTTGGACGAGGGGGCGGCCGCGGAGGCTTTAACAAAGGCCAAGATCAAGGACCTCCAGAACAAGTAGTTT TATTAGGAGAGTTCCTGCATCCTTGTGAAGATGACATAGTGTGTAAATGTACCACAGATGAAAATAAAGTACCTTATTTCAATGCTCCagtttatttagaaaacaaagaacaaattggAAAAGTGGATGAAATATTTGGACAGCTTAGAGATTTT tatTTTTCAGTTAAATTATCAGAGAACATGAAAGcatcttcctttaaaaaactacagAAG TTTTATATAGACCCATATAAGCTGCTGCCGTTGCAGAGGTTTCTACCTCGACCTCCTGGTGAAAAGGGACCTCCAAGGGGCGGTGGCAGGGGAGgtcaaggaggaggaagaggcagaggtGGCAGAGGTGGTAGAGGTG gtggtgctagtggtaaagaatccacctgccaatacaggagacataagagacgtgggttcgatccctgggttaggaagatcccttggaggagggcacgccaacccattacagtattcttgcctggagaatccgatagacagaggggcctggtgggctacagtccattgggtcacaaagagtcggacgtgactgaagcaacttag